One Gossypium hirsutum isolate 1008001.06 chromosome A11, Gossypium_hirsutum_v2.1, whole genome shotgun sequence genomic window carries:
- the LOC107905500 gene encoding uncharacterized protein isoform X2, with protein sequence MTKSRSSLMFLLVWFIFVSHQIVSVVCETGQYIDDEEEKTSFFHVVSSTISSLKKSHLTSWEKIKTLVHGLQLKFTPPNLEAPGTGTTGVSESAGEDTIKGIKQTGTTGGSESAGENIKEAAKKSVDAGKETVEKTAKSAADAVHHTAEKLKETVSDNKGSRDDL encoded by the exons ATGACAAAATCTAGAAGCAGCTTGATGTTCCTTCTTGTTTGGTTCATCTTTGTGTCACATCAAATTGTATCAGTAGTTTGTGAAACAGGGCAATACATTGACGACGAAGAAGAGAAAACATCCTTCTTCCATGTCGTATCAAGCACCATTTCTTCCTTGAAGAAATCTCATCTTACTTCTTGGGAAAAGATCAAAACCCTTGTCCATGGCCTCCAGCTCAAGTTCACCCCACCTAATCTAGA AGCTCCAGGCACAGGCACAACTGGGGTTTCTGAAAGTGCAGGGGAGGATACAATAAAAGGGATCAAACAAACAGGCACAACTGGAGGTTCTGAAAGTGCAGGAGAGAATATTAAAGAAGCGGCCAAGAAAAGTGTTGACGCAGGCAAAGAGACGGTCGAAAAAACTGCGAAATCTGCTGCAGATGCTGTCCACCACACTGCTGAGAAACTCAAAGAGACTGTCTCTGATAATAAAGGATCTCGTGATGACCTCTAA
- the LOC107897629 gene encoding alkane hydroxylase MAH1 has protein sequence MAFVGLFEVFLPLVCFLLLYCLRGKYHGPPKSFPLVGMIPQFLFNIPRLHDWFTDTLEICHCTFLFKGFAKMNVLVTCDPSNIHYIMSSNFNNFPKGPGFKQIFDILGDGIFNVDMDLWRKQRIAAQGFMRHQLFYRFLSRTTGAKVEEGLIPLLDHVAKRGLVVNLEDVFQRFAFDATCILVTGYDPNCLSVEFPNVPFSKAMDDAAEVMFYRHITPQSFIKLQRWMNMGQEKKYRKAWEVLDHIMAKYICQKRKDLNQGMISETVDGGVDILTSYILEEKSCDDKFLRDTILNMMLAGRDTTSSALTWFIWLVSRHPIVENKIIEELQSIIPAEETKKRRLFNAKEVKNLVYLQGALCEALRLYPPVPFQHKEPLKPDTLPSGHPIHPTTKIVFSLYSMGRMKSVWGEDCFEFKPERWITEKGGIKHEPSYKFMSFNAGPRTCLGKDVAFLQMKAVASAIIYNYRIHVLGETPVVPTVSIILRTKDGLMTKISPRWD, from the coding sequence ATGGCGTTTGTGGgtttatttgaagtttttttgCCTCTCGTTTGCTTTCTGCTTCTCTACTGCTTAAGAGGTAAGTATCATGGACCTCCAAAGAGTTTCCCACTTGTTGGGATGATACCACAGTTTCTCTTCAACATTCCTCGACTGCACGACTGGTTTACCGACACACTCGAGATATGTCACTGCACTTTTCTTTTCAAAGGGTTTGCTAAGATGAACGTACTGGTTACCTGCGATCCTTCCAACATTCACTACATTATGAGTTCCAACTTTAACAACTTCCCCAAAGGACCTGGATTCAAACAGATTTTTGACATCTTGGGAGACGGGATTTTCAATGTGGATATGGATTTGTGGAGAAAACAAAGGATAGCTGCTCAAGGGTTCATGAGGCATCAGCTGTTCTACCGGTTTTTGTCAAGGACTACCGGAGCCAAGGTGGAAGAGGGGCTCATTCCTCTTCTTGACCATGTTGCCAAACGAGGTTTAGTTGTTAACTTAGAAGATGTTTTCCAGAGGTTCGCATTTGATGCTACCTGCATCTTGGTTACTGGCTATGACCCGAATTGCCTCTCTGTCGAATTCCCTAATGTTCCTTTCTCCAAGGCCATGGATGATGCTGCCGAAGTGATGTTTTATAGGCACATCACGCCACAAAGCTTTATTAAGTTGCAGAGGTGGATGAACATGGGACAAGAAAAGAAATATAGAAAGGCATGGGAGGTTCTTGATCATATtatggctaaatatatatgccAAAAAAGGAAAGATTTGAACCAAGGGATGATATCAGAAACTGTGGATGGTGGTGTGGATATCTTAACATCATACATTCTTGAAGAGAAGTCATGTGATGATAAATTCTTGAGAGATACCATTTTGAATATGATGCTTGCAGGGAGGGACACCACCAGCTCTGCTCTTACTTGGTTCATTTGGCTTGTTTCGAGGCATCCGATAGTGGAAAACAAGATCATTGAAGAGCTCCAATCGATAATACCTGCAGAGGAAACCAAAAAGAGGCGACTGTTCAATGCTAAGGAGGTAAAGAATTTGGTTTATCTACAAGGAGCATTATGTGAGGCTTTAAGGTTATATCCCCCGGTTCCTTTCCAACACAAGGAACCTCTTAAACCAGACACGCTTCCAAGTGGGCATCCAATTCATCCAACAACCAAAATCGTGTTTAGTTTGTACTCAATGGGAAGGATGAAGTCGGTCTGGGGTGAAGATTGCTTTGAATTCAAACCAGAAAGATGGATTACCGAGAAAGGAGGGATCAAACATGAGCCATCATACAAGTTCATGTCATTCAATGCAGGGCCAAGGACATGTTTAGGAAAGGATGTGGCTTTTCTTCAGATGAAAGCCGTGGCATCTGCTATTATTTATAACTATCGTATTCATGTATTGGGAGAAACTCCAGTTGTTCCAACTGTATCCATTATCCTGCGCACCAAAGATGGACTGATGACTAAGATCTCCCCCAGATGGGACTAG
- the LOC107905500 gene encoding uncharacterized protein isoform X1 → MTKSRSSLMFLLVWFIFVSHQIVSVVCETGQYIDDEEEKTSFFHVVSSTISSLKKSHLTSWEKIKTLVHGLQLKFTPPNLDFRAPGTGTTGVSESAGEDTIKGIKQTGTTGGSESAGENIKEAAKKSVDAGKETVEKTAKSAADAVHHTAEKLKETVSDNKGSRDDL, encoded by the exons ATGACAAAATCTAGAAGCAGCTTGATGTTCCTTCTTGTTTGGTTCATCTTTGTGTCACATCAAATTGTATCAGTAGTTTGTGAAACAGGGCAATACATTGACGACGAAGAAGAGAAAACATCCTTCTTCCATGTCGTATCAAGCACCATTTCTTCCTTGAAGAAATCTCATCTTACTTCTTGGGAAAAGATCAAAACCCTTGTCCATGGCCTCCAGCTCAAGTTCACCCCACCTAATCTAGA TTTTAGAGCTCCAGGCACAGGCACAACTGGGGTTTCTGAAAGTGCAGGGGAGGATACAATAAAAGGGATCAAACAAACAGGCACAACTGGAGGTTCTGAAAGTGCAGGAGAGAATATTAAAGAAGCGGCCAAGAAAAGTGTTGACGCAGGCAAAGAGACGGTCGAAAAAACTGCGAAATCTGCTGCAGATGCTGTCCACCACACTGCTGAGAAACTCAAAGAGACTGTCTCTGATAATAAAGGATCTCGTGATGACCTCTAA